In Sphingobacteriaceae bacterium, the following proteins share a genomic window:
- a CDS encoding acyl-CoA desaturase — translation MISAPIRFIDKDRDKAKFFATLRQRVDAYFKENKISKHANGQMVLKTIILLSGYILPFIAILVFHPSFNISLVLWILMGLCLAGIGMSVMHDANHGAYSSSHKTNRWLGHTLNLLGGSVFNWKMQHNLLHHTYTNIVSHDLDIQDKAILRFSPHTEVKWYHKLQALYAVVFYGITTLYWALLKDFLQYAKYKKEGLNKNTKKQNSILLFKMIFDKVIYFIIFLGVPIFLFHLPAGEIIGGFLVMHFIAGVILTVIFQLAHTVEGTTHPLPDATGTIENNWAIHQMNTTVNFSRNHKFISWYVGGLNFQVEHHLFPTICHVHYPNITEIVKSTAEEFGVPYLENRTFADALASHMNTLRRFGKLPDINEVIA, via the coding sequence ATGATTTCTGCACCAATTCGTTTTATAGACAAAGACCGCGACAAAGCAAAGTTTTTTGCTACACTTCGTCAAAGAGTTGACGCTTATTTTAAAGAGAATAAAATTTCAAAACATGCAAATGGACAAATGGTTTTAAAAACCATCATCCTGTTATCAGGCTATATCTTACCGTTTATAGCTATTCTCGTTTTTCATCCTTCCTTTAATATTAGCCTGGTGCTGTGGATCCTCATGGGACTCTGTCTCGCCGGAATCGGCATGAGTGTAATGCATGACGCTAATCATGGAGCTTATTCTTCGAGTCATAAAACCAACCGTTGGCTTGGACACACTTTAAATTTACTGGGAGGTTCTGTCTTTAACTGGAAGATGCAACACAATTTACTTCACCATACTTATACTAATATTGTATCTCACGATCTGGATATTCAGGACAAGGCCATACTCCGATTCTCACCACATACAGAGGTAAAATGGTACCATAAACTACAAGCTCTTTATGCTGTAGTATTTTATGGGATTACTACTTTGTATTGGGCTTTATTAAAAGACTTTTTGCAATACGCAAAATATAAAAAAGAAGGTTTGAATAAGAATACGAAAAAACAAAACAGCATCCTGCTTTTTAAAATGATTTTTGATAAGGTTATCTATTTCATTATTTTTTTAGGCGTACCTATCTTTCTTTTTCATTTACCGGCGGGAGAAATTATTGGCGGATTCTTAGTGATGCATTTTATTGCAGGAGTGATTTTGACGGTTATTTTTCAATTGGCACATACGGTGGAAGGCACAACCCATCCTCTACCCGACGCTACCGGCACTATTGAAAATAACTGGGCAATTCACCAAATGAATACAACCGTTAACTTTTCGAGAAATCACAAATTTATTTCCTGGTATGTTGGCGGATTAAATTTTCAGGTAGAACATCATTTATTTCCAACAATTTGTCATGTGCATTATCCAAACATTACAGAAATTGTAAAGTCTACGGCCGAAGAATTTGGCGTTCCTTATCTTGAAAACCGGACTTTTGCCGATGCCTTAGCTTCGCATATGAATACACTGCGCCGTTTTGGAAAATTGCCAGACATTAACGAAGTAATAGCCTAA